The Micromonospora sp. Llam0 genome includes a window with the following:
- a CDS encoding C45 family peptidase: protein MADDAAGPAPGNPQPPPVPLISVAGPPAEYGAGYGAAAASVIARNIEHYLRRFRDEAGLSRSAVRIAGGTFRNASRAAHPRIVEALDAVAGGAGVHVDEVYALNARTELLYGTGRTAADPPPSDPTDAGSDSGRGGDVGPDGSAGGCTAAGVLGSRTADGHLLVGQNWDWHPDQRDTMVLLRSTDERGLTVLTLTEAGMLAKAGLNSAGLAVCINMLGSDRDGLAPGRSPGVPYHVLLRAVLEAGSLGQATRVACRTPRNASINLLLGQAGPAGGELLDLEVVPGDVGWTHPVDGVLTHANHLETALPVRDTTKNLGGSSMFRAARARRLLVERAAGGPLSLGDLADVFHDHLGLPLAICRHLDERDAPADQAETVYSVLIDLDARRLGLAAGPPCRHDYHWLELADGVTG, encoded by the coding sequence ATGGCCGACGATGCTGCCGGACCCGCGCCGGGCAACCCCCAACCGCCACCCGTCCCGTTGATCAGCGTCGCCGGGCCGCCGGCCGAGTACGGCGCCGGTTACGGTGCGGCGGCGGCGTCGGTGATCGCCCGCAACATCGAGCACTACCTGCGGCGGTTTCGCGACGAGGCCGGGTTGAGCAGGTCGGCGGTACGGATCGCCGGTGGCACCTTCCGCAACGCCAGCCGGGCCGCCCACCCGAGGATCGTCGAGGCGCTCGACGCGGTGGCCGGCGGAGCCGGGGTGCACGTCGACGAGGTCTACGCGCTGAATGCCCGTACTGAACTGTTGTACGGCACCGGGCGGACGGCGGCCGACCCGCCGCCCAGCGACCCCACCGATGCCGGCTCCGATTCCGGCCGCGGCGGCGACGTTGGTCCGGACGGTTCGGCCGGCGGCTGTACGGCGGCCGGGGTGCTCGGCTCGCGGACCGCCGACGGCCATCTGCTGGTCGGCCAGAACTGGGACTGGCATCCCGACCAGCGGGACACCATGGTGCTGCTGCGGAGCACGGACGAGCGGGGACTGACCGTGCTCACCCTCACCGAGGCGGGCATGCTCGCCAAGGCCGGGCTGAACTCGGCCGGGCTCGCGGTCTGCATCAACATGCTGGGCAGCGACCGGGACGGGCTGGCGCCGGGCCGATCGCCCGGGGTGCCGTACCACGTGCTGCTGCGCGCGGTGCTGGAAGCCGGCAGCCTCGGGCAGGCGACCCGGGTGGCCTGCCGTACGCCCCGGAACGCGTCGATCAACCTGCTGCTCGGCCAGGCCGGCCCGGCCGGCGGGGAACTGCTCGACCTGGAGGTGGTCCCCGGTGACGTCGGGTGGACCCACCCGGTGGACGGCGTGCTCACCCACGCGAACCACCTGGAGACGGCCCTGCCGGTACGGGACACCACGAAGAACCTCGGCGGCTCGTCGATGTTCCGGGCGGCGCGGGCCCGCCGGCTACTGGTCGAACGGGCGGCCGGTGGGCCGTTGAGCCTGGGCGACCTGGCCGACGTGTTCCATGATCATCTGGGTCTGCCGTTGGCGATCTGTCGGCATCTCGACGAGCGGGACGCACCGGCGGACCAGGCGGAAACGGTCTACTCGGTGCTGATCGACCTGGACGCCCGCCGGCTGGGGCTGGCCGCCGGCCCGCCGTGCCGGCACGACTACCACTGGCTGGAGTTGGCCGACGGCGTCACCGGATGA
- a CDS encoding alpha/beta fold hydrolase — protein MAERGRTAGPVDESCVLIKGPWEHRYVGANGSRFHVVEAGTGPLVLFLHGFPEFWWAWHEMLPAVADAGYRAAAVDMRGFGASDKPPRGYDGYTLAADVTGMIRALGERSAVIVGAGFGGMIGWTAAAFHPRMVRRLVVIGAAHPLRLRSAIFTDPRGQAAASTPSLRFQLPRYEHVLTRDDAAMIGGFLRQWGGPTWTGGARFTEYEQLCRTAMRIPQASFCALEGHRWAFRSLLRLHGYRFVKLLQEPLVTPTLQLHGALDPAVLPRTAQGSGRYVIAPYEWRLLDEVGHFPHVESPEVVLGEVLRWAKS, from the coding sequence ATGGCAGAACGTGGCAGGACAGCGGGCCCGGTCGACGAGTCCTGTGTGCTCATCAAGGGCCCCTGGGAGCACCGGTACGTCGGTGCCAACGGCAGCCGGTTCCACGTGGTCGAGGCCGGCACCGGCCCGCTGGTCCTTTTCCTGCACGGCTTTCCCGAGTTCTGGTGGGCCTGGCACGAGATGCTGCCGGCGGTGGCCGACGCCGGTTACCGTGCCGCGGCGGTCGACATGCGCGGTTTCGGCGCGAGCGACAAGCCGCCGCGCGGGTACGACGGATACACGCTGGCCGCCGACGTCACCGGCATGATCAGGGCGCTCGGCGAGCGTTCGGCGGTGATCGTCGGCGCCGGTTTCGGCGGCATGATCGGGTGGACCGCCGCCGCGTTCCACCCGAGGATGGTGCGCCGGCTGGTCGTCATCGGGGCCGCCCACCCGCTGCGGCTACGCTCGGCGATCTTCACCGACCCGCGTGGGCAGGCCGCCGCCTCCACCCCGTCGCTGCGCTTCCAGTTGCCCCGCTACGAACACGTGCTGACCCGCGACGACGCGGCGATGATCGGTGGGTTCCTCCGCCAGTGGGGTGGGCCGACGTGGACCGGCGGAGCCCGGTTCACCGAGTACGAGCAGCTGTGCCGGACCGCGATGCGGATCCCGCAGGCGTCGTTCTGCGCGCTGGAGGGGCACCGCTGGGCGTTCCGATCGCTACTGCGGCTGCACGGCTACCGTTTCGTCAAGCTGTTGCAGGAGCCGCTGGTGACGCCGACGTTGCAGCTGCACGGAGCGCTGGATCCGGCGGTGCTGCCCCGGACGGCGCAAGGCTCCGGGCGGTACGTGATCGCCCCGTACGAGTGGCGGCTGCTGGACGAGGTGGGGCACTTTCCGCACGTCGAGTCGCCGGAGGTGGTGCTCGGCGAGGTGCTGCGCTGGGCCAAGAGCTGA
- a CDS encoding SseB family protein yields the protein MTDWQPATEIEAAMRDALLRQDQELYFQLLAGTELLLPVSAQALAGQAPMGWGTWTTNGRTHVLAFTSPVTLHACLGDSGSSARRVTFAELAATWPNLEWWLAVNPGLPIEGWLPAWFVAQLARGDARLPNRGGQSEGRADAAARARATATVPGPAGHPGGAGFVDGGHAPPPDHGRHPTQYAAEASAAASPPPAPTTPAPTTPAPEGQWPHPDNAAADPAPPTARPVSSSSPPPYGSTRSPAGATAGLSAGGLPRRVPTPAPPTEDPPPAVEQPGAAGDPVVGPATEPPSGPSVEPDLGPSVEPDLGPSVEPDLGPSVEPDLGPSVEPASGPAFEPANDVERDLVAAAGGGGSNSFLSTLLLAKVLLPVSESSAAGSRPGDEGFTWRTEAAADGTFVVVFTSPERIADHFDTPVETVEVKFVQLIRRWPDPQWSFVINPGTPVGAKLPGTEIVGLASWAAEVGLGDEEADVEQPAEPQPGTSAAPKPAVSSGQDVPGQPTTMQKTVAASQVGYYLDRGYDRVSGFVHRAAEVAHLDTPAKLYAALGLGYAGSPFAPDADEIFVLRWPAYRPSLYRIPYGGQNENAMRAMEGWVIERSPFRGNGFAPGESSDVVAEFKVDGIRLPHGSQLWRLGADGTGTLIARLDADETAWQRVKEE from the coding sequence GTGACCGATTGGCAACCGGCCACCGAGATCGAGGCCGCGATGCGTGACGCCCTGCTCCGTCAGGACCAGGAGCTCTACTTCCAACTGCTGGCCGGCACCGAGTTGCTGCTCCCGGTTTCGGCTCAGGCCCTGGCCGGTCAGGCCCCGATGGGCTGGGGCACCTGGACCACGAACGGGCGGACCCACGTTCTCGCATTCACCTCGCCGGTCACCCTGCACGCCTGCCTTGGTGACAGCGGCAGTTCCGCCCGTCGGGTGACGTTCGCGGAGCTGGCCGCCACCTGGCCGAACCTGGAGTGGTGGCTGGCGGTCAACCCGGGTCTGCCGATCGAAGGCTGGTTGCCGGCCTGGTTCGTCGCCCAGCTGGCCCGCGGAGACGCGCGACTGCCGAACCGCGGCGGCCAGTCCGAGGGCCGCGCCGATGCCGCCGCTCGGGCCCGCGCGACCGCCACCGTCCCCGGACCGGCTGGCCACCCCGGCGGTGCCGGCTTCGTCGACGGTGGGCACGCGCCACCGCCGGACCATGGCCGGCATCCCACCCAGTACGCCGCCGAAGCTTCCGCCGCTGCCAGCCCACCGCCGGCGCCGACCACTCCGGCGCCGACCACTCCGGCTCCGGAAGGTCAGTGGCCGCACCCGGACAACGCGGCCGCCGACCCGGCGCCGCCGACCGCCCGTCCGGTGTCGTCCAGCTCGCCGCCACCGTACGGTTCGACCCGATCCCCGGCCGGCGCGACCGCCGGGCTGTCGGCCGGCGGTCTGCCCCGCCGGGTGCCGACTCCCGCGCCGCCCACCGAAGACCCGCCACCAGCGGTGGAACAGCCCGGCGCGGCCGGCGACCCAGTCGTCGGGCCGGCCACCGAACCACCGTCCGGTCCGTCGGTCGAGCCAGACCTCGGTCCGTCGGTCGAGCCAGACCTCGGTCCGTCGGTCGAGCCAGACCTCGGTCCGTCGGTCGAGCCAGATCTCGGTCCGTCGGTCGAGCCGGCGTCCGGGCCGGCCTTCGAGCCGGCCAACGACGTGGAGCGGGACCTGGTCGCGGCGGCGGGCGGCGGGGGCAGCAACTCGTTCCTGTCCACCCTGCTGCTCGCCAAGGTGCTGCTGCCGGTCTCCGAATCGTCCGCGGCCGGTTCCAGACCCGGCGACGAGGGTTTCACCTGGCGGACCGAGGCCGCCGCCGACGGTACGTTCGTCGTGGTGTTCACCTCGCCGGAGCGGATCGCGGATCACTTCGACACCCCGGTCGAGACCGTCGAAGTGAAGTTCGTCCAGCTGATCCGCCGCTGGCCGGACCCGCAGTGGTCGTTCGTCATCAACCCCGGCACCCCGGTCGGCGCGAAGCTGCCCGGCACCGAGATCGTCGGCCTGGCCAGCTGGGCGGCCGAAGTCGGGCTGGGAGACGAGGAAGCCGACGTCGAACAGCCGGCCGAACCCCAACCCGGCACGTCGGCCGCGCCGAAGCCGGCCGTGTCCAGCGGGCAGGACGTCCCGGGGCAGCCGACGACGATGCAGAAGACCGTCGCCGCCAGCCAGGTCGGCTACTACCTGGACCGTGGCTACGACCGGGTGTCGGGGTTCGTGCACCGCGCCGCCGAGGTCGCTCACCTGGACACCCCAGCCAAGCTGTACGCGGCACTCGGGCTCGGCTACGCCGGGTCACCGTTCGCCCCGGACGCCGACGAGATCTTCGTGTTGCGGTGGCCGGCCTACCGGCCGAGCCTCTACCGGATCCCCTACGGCGGGCAGAACGAGAACGCCATGCGGGCGATGGAAGGCTGGGTGATCGAGCGCTCGCCGTTCCGTGGCAACGGCTTCGCCCCCGGGGAGAGCAGCGACGTCGTGGCCGAGTTCAAGGTCGACGGGATTCGGCTGCCGCACGGCTCGCAGCTGTGGCGGCTCGGCGCGGACGGTACCGGGACGCTCATCGCCCGGCTGGACGCCGACGAGACCGCCTGGCAGCGGGTCAAGGAGGAATGA
- a CDS encoding WXG100 family type VII secretion target yields MADGELVVDFRALQQASADIGQALRTLGSQLHQVEREAAPLVATWDGAARQAYEQRQDRWRGAAQNLQALLREIKVAVDESAADYLSTERRNADLFR; encoded by the coding sequence TTGGCCGACGGCGAGCTGGTGGTGGATTTCCGGGCGTTGCAACAGGCCAGCGCCGACATCGGGCAGGCGCTGCGTACTCTCGGGTCGCAGTTGCACCAGGTGGAGCGGGAGGCTGCGCCACTGGTAGCGACCTGGGACGGTGCGGCCCGTCAGGCGTACGAGCAGCGGCAGGACCGGTGGCGCGGCGCGGCGCAGAATCTCCAGGCCCTGCTGCGGGAGATCAAGGTCGCGGTCGACGAGTCGGCCGCCGACTATCTGAGCACCGAACGGCGCAACGCGGACCTGTTCCGATGA
- a CDS encoding WXG100 family type VII secretion target, which produces MSQTQAELAVMQRAASRFDQVDEELDAMLRGLLQRLEVLQHAWRGAGGRSFEQVTAGWAREQAALHRALRETAGAIRTAGTQYQATDVAAADRVTRAGRRIELPL; this is translated from the coding sequence GTGTCGCAGACGCAAGCCGAGTTGGCGGTCATGCAGCGGGCAGCCAGCCGTTTCGACCAGGTCGACGAGGAGCTCGATGCGATGCTGCGCGGTCTGCTGCAGCGGTTGGAGGTGCTTCAGCACGCCTGGCGTGGTGCCGGTGGCCGATCCTTCGAGCAGGTCACAGCCGGGTGGGCCAGGGAGCAGGCGGCGTTGCACCGGGCGTTGCGCGAGACGGCCGGAGCGATCCGTACCGCGGGGACGCAGTACCAGGCGACGGACGTCGCGGCGGCGGACCGGGTGACCCGGGCGGGGCGACGGATCGAGCTGCCGCTCTGA